One Streptomyces drozdowiczii DNA segment encodes these proteins:
- the leuC gene encoding 3-isopropylmalate dehydratase large subunit, which translates to MGRTLAEKVWDDHVVRRAEGEPDLLFIDLHLLHEVTSPQAFDGLRQAGRPVRRLDLTIATEDHNTPTLDIDKPIADPVSRAQLETLRKNCAEFGVRLHPLGDVEQGVVHVVGPQLGLTQPGTTVVCGDSHTSTHGAFGALAFGIGTSQVEHVLATQTLPMARPKTMAITVDGELPDGVTAKDLILAIIARIGTGGGQGYILEYRGSAIEKLSMEARMTICNMSIEAGARAGMIAPDRTTFDYLEGRDHAPRGEDWDAAVAYWKTLRTDDDAVFDAEVVIEAAELAPFVTWGTNPGQGAPLSANVPDPASYEDASERNAAEKALEYMGLTAGQPLREISVDTVFVGSCTNGRIEDLRNAAAILDGRKVADGVRMLVVPGSVRVALQAVDEGLDKVFTAAGAEWRHAGCSMCLGMNPDQLAPGERSASTSNRNFEGRQGKGGRTHLVSPQVAAATAVLGRLASPADLSDTRTPAGVR; encoded by the coding sequence ATGGGTAGGACACTCGCGGAGAAGGTTTGGGACGACCACGTCGTCCGGCGCGCCGAGGGCGAGCCCGACCTCCTCTTCATCGATCTGCACCTGCTGCACGAGGTGACCAGTCCCCAGGCGTTCGACGGCCTGCGGCAGGCCGGGCGCCCGGTGCGGCGGCTCGACCTCACCATCGCCACCGAGGACCACAACACCCCGACCCTCGACATCGACAAGCCGATCGCCGACCCGGTCTCCCGCGCCCAGCTGGAGACGCTGCGGAAGAACTGCGCGGAGTTCGGCGTCCGGCTGCACCCGCTGGGCGACGTCGAGCAGGGCGTCGTGCACGTGGTCGGCCCGCAGCTGGGCCTGACCCAGCCCGGCACCACCGTGGTCTGCGGCGACTCCCACACCTCCACGCACGGAGCGTTCGGCGCCCTCGCGTTCGGCATCGGCACCAGCCAGGTCGAGCACGTACTGGCCACCCAGACGCTGCCGATGGCCCGCCCGAAGACGATGGCGATCACCGTCGACGGCGAACTGCCCGACGGCGTCACCGCCAAGGACCTGATCCTGGCGATCATCGCCCGGATCGGCACCGGCGGCGGCCAGGGCTACATCCTCGAATACCGCGGCTCCGCCATCGAGAAGCTCTCGATGGAGGCCCGGATGACCATCTGCAACATGTCGATCGAGGCCGGCGCGCGGGCGGGCATGATCGCCCCCGACCGGACCACCTTCGACTACCTCGAGGGCCGCGACCACGCCCCGCGGGGCGAGGACTGGGACGCCGCCGTCGCGTACTGGAAGACGCTGCGCACCGACGACGACGCGGTCTTCGACGCCGAGGTGGTCATCGAGGCCGCCGAGCTGGCGCCGTTCGTCACCTGGGGCACCAACCCCGGCCAGGGCGCGCCCCTGTCGGCCAACGTCCCCGACCCGGCTTCGTACGAGGACGCCTCGGAGCGCAACGCCGCCGAAAAGGCCCTGGAGTACATGGGGTTGACCGCGGGCCAGCCGCTGCGCGAGATCAGTGTCGACACCGTCTTCGTAGGCTCCTGCACCAACGGCCGCATCGAGGACCTGCGCAACGCCGCCGCGATCCTGGACGGCCGCAAAGTCGCCGACGGCGTACGGATGCTGGTCGTCCCGGGCTCCGTCCGGGTCGCCCTCCAGGCGGTCGACGAGGGCCTGGACAAGGTCTTCACCGCCGCCGGCGCCGAATGGCGGCACGCGGGCTGCTCGATGTGCCTCGGCATGAACCCCGACCAGCTGGCCCCCGGCGAGCGCTCCGCCTCCACCTCGAACCGCAACTTCGAGGGGCGGCAGGGCAAGGGAGGCCGTACGCACCTGGTCTCCCCGCAGGTGGCCGCCGCCACCGCGGTGCTGGGCCGTCTGGCCTCGCCCGCCGACCTGTCCGACACCCGTACGCCTGCCGGAGTCCGATAA
- a CDS encoding lysophospholipid acyltransferase family protein, with amino-acid sequence MSRRRIGFWYRLAAVIAKPPLVVLFKRDWRGTEHIPADGGFITAVNHNSYLDPLSYGHFQYNTGRVPRFLAKAGLFKGAFVGTMLRGTGQIPVYRETTNAMDAFRAAVDAIERGECVCFYPEGTLTRDPDMWPMAGKTGAARVALMTRAPVIPVAQWGANEAMPPYATEKKLRLLPRKTLRVKAGPPVDLSRFYDREPTPEVLREATEVIMRAVTAQLEEIRGQQAPAEPYDHRKARAEQRRKAQGEGLT; translated from the coding sequence GTGTCCCGCCGCAGAATCGGCTTCTGGTACCGCCTGGCGGCGGTCATCGCGAAACCGCCGCTGGTGGTTCTGTTCAAGCGCGACTGGCGGGGAACGGAACACATTCCGGCCGACGGCGGATTCATCACAGCGGTCAACCACAACTCGTACCTGGACCCGCTCTCGTACGGGCACTTCCAGTACAACACCGGCCGCGTGCCGCGCTTTCTCGCCAAGGCGGGGCTCTTCAAGGGCGCCTTCGTCGGCACCATGCTGCGCGGCACCGGCCAGATCCCCGTCTACCGCGAGACCACCAACGCGATGGACGCCTTCCGGGCCGCCGTCGACGCGATCGAGCGCGGCGAGTGCGTCTGCTTCTACCCCGAGGGCACCCTCACCCGGGACCCCGACATGTGGCCGATGGCCGGCAAGACCGGCGCCGCCCGCGTCGCGTTGATGACCCGGGCCCCCGTCATCCCGGTCGCGCAGTGGGGCGCCAACGAGGCGATGCCGCCGTACGCCACCGAGAAGAAGCTGCGCCTCCTGCCCCGCAAGACCCTCCGGGTCAAGGCCGGGCCGCCCGTCGACCTCTCCCGGTTCTACGACCGGGAGCCGACGCCCGAGGTGCTGCGCGAGGCCACCGAGGTCATCATGCGCGCGGTCACCGCGCAGCTGGAGGAGATCCGCGGGCAGCAGGCACCCGCCGAGCCCTACGATCACCGCAAGGCCCGCGCCGAACAGCGGCGCAAGGCCCAAGGAGAGGGACTTACGTGA
- a CDS encoding MerR family transcriptional regulator translates to MRLSELSERSGISTATIKYYLREGLLPPGERVSATQAEYGEGHLRRLRLVRALVQVGRLPIATAREVLAHVDDESLGRTIRLGAALWALPHGPEPDEQAPETAAARAEVDALLDRLGWTGAREIGELSPVYRSLVAGLATLARLGYPYESAQLEEHARLMHEVAVRDLDQMETCATRSQQVEMAVASAVLHEPLLASLRRLAQEEESARRYGY, encoded by the coding sequence ATGCGCCTCTCGGAGTTGAGCGAGCGGAGCGGCATCTCGACCGCGACGATCAAGTACTACCTGCGCGAGGGGCTGTTGCCGCCGGGAGAGCGGGTGAGCGCGACCCAGGCCGAGTACGGCGAGGGCCATCTGCGCCGACTGCGCCTGGTCCGGGCGCTGGTCCAGGTCGGCCGGCTGCCCATCGCCACGGCCCGCGAGGTGCTGGCCCATGTGGACGACGAGTCGCTGGGCCGTACGATCCGGCTGGGCGCGGCCCTCTGGGCGCTGCCGCACGGGCCCGAGCCGGACGAGCAGGCCCCCGAGACCGCGGCGGCGCGGGCGGAAGTCGACGCGCTCCTCGACCGGTTGGGCTGGACGGGCGCCCGGGAGATCGGCGAGCTGTCCCCCGTCTACCGCTCGCTCGTCGCGGGTCTGGCCACGCTCGCCCGCCTCGGCTATCCGTACGAGAGCGCGCAGTTGGAGGAGCACGCGCGGCTGATGCACGAGGTGGCCGTCCGGGACCTGGACCAGATGGAGACCTGCGCGACGCGCTCCCAGCAGGTGGAGATGGCGGTGGCGTCGGCGGTGCTGCACGAGCCGTTGCTGGCGTCGCTGCGCAGGCTGGCCCAGGAGGAGGAGTCGGCCCGGCGGTACGGGTATTGA
- a CDS encoding DUF4188 domain-containing protein yields MPGRTTAAAEGEVVVLLIGMRINHFRGVHHWLPVMLAMLRMLRELKADRARGLLGHVLLSGSPRTYYVVQYWESKEKLYAYASAPDMFHRKAWAMLNRKEKKSRQHVGLWHETYIVPEGGYESVYADMPAYGLAAATGSLPIEGRGRSAADRLAHRSGVSGAK; encoded by the coding sequence ATGCCGGGACGGACCACCGCCGCAGCCGAGGGCGAGGTCGTCGTCCTGCTGATCGGCATGCGGATCAACCACTTCAGGGGTGTGCACCACTGGCTGCCGGTCATGCTGGCGATGCTGCGCATGCTGCGGGAGCTGAAGGCGGACCGGGCCAGGGGGCTGCTCGGCCACGTCCTGCTGTCCGGCTCCCCGAGGACGTACTACGTCGTCCAGTACTGGGAGTCCAAGGAGAAGCTGTACGCGTACGCCTCGGCGCCCGACATGTTCCACCGCAAGGCGTGGGCGATGCTCAACCGCAAGGAGAAGAAGTCCCGGCAGCACGTAGGGCTGTGGCACGAGACCTACATCGTGCCCGAGGGCGGCTACGAGTCCGTCTACGCCGACATGCCGGCGTACGGACTGGCCGCGGCGACCGGGTCGCTGCCGATCGAGGGGCGGGGCCGCAGTGCGGCGGACCGGCTCGCGCATCGGTCGGGCGTCTCCGGCGCGAAGTGA
- the gltX gene encoding glutamate--tRNA ligase, producing the protein MANAPVRVRFCPSPTGNPHVGLVRTALFNWAFARHHQGTLVFRIEDTDAARDSEESYEQLLDAMRWLGLDWDEGPEIGGPHAPYRQSQRMDLYKDVAEKLLAGGYAYHCYCTTEELDTRRDAARAAGRPSGYDGHCRELTDEQKAAYEAEGRTSIVRFRMPDEAITFTDLVRGDITVQPENVPDYGIVRANGAPLYTLVNPVDDALMEITHVLRGEDLLSSTPRQIALYRALIELGIAKDTPAFGHLPYVMGEGNKKLSKRDPQASLNLYRERGFVREGLLNYLSLLGWSIAEDRDIFDIDEMVAAFDIKDVNANPARFDLKKCEHINAEHIRRLDVKTFTEACGPWLRAPFAPWAPESFDAAVFAEIAPHAQTRVTVLSEITANVDFLFLDEPVHDEASWNKAMKEGSDALLVTARAQLIAADWNADALKAAVLAAGEQHGLKLGKAQAPVRVAVTGRTIGLPLFESLEILGREKTIARIDAALAKLTA; encoded by the coding sequence GTGGCTAACGCACCAGTACGTGTACGTTTCTGTCCCTCCCCGACCGGCAACCCGCACGTCGGCCTGGTCCGGACGGCCCTCTTCAACTGGGCCTTCGCCCGGCACCACCAGGGCACCCTGGTCTTCCGCATCGAGGACACCGACGCGGCGCGCGACTCCGAGGAGTCGTACGAGCAGCTTCTCGACGCGATGCGCTGGCTCGGCCTGGACTGGGACGAGGGCCCCGAGATCGGCGGCCCGCACGCCCCGTACCGCCAGTCCCAGCGGATGGACCTCTACAAGGACGTCGCGGAGAAGCTGCTCGCCGGCGGTTACGCGTACCACTGCTACTGCACCACGGAGGAGCTGGACACCCGCCGCGACGCCGCCCGCGCCGCCGGCCGCCCGTCCGGCTACGACGGCCACTGCCGCGAGCTGACCGACGAGCAGAAGGCCGCGTACGAGGCCGAGGGCCGCACGTCGATCGTCCGCTTCCGGATGCCCGACGAGGCGATCACCTTCACGGACCTGGTCCGCGGCGACATCACCGTCCAGCCGGAGAACGTCCCGGACTACGGCATCGTCCGCGCCAACGGCGCCCCGCTCTACACGCTGGTCAACCCGGTGGACGACGCGCTGATGGAGATCACCCACGTCCTGCGCGGCGAGGACCTGCTCTCCTCCACCCCGCGCCAGATCGCCCTGTACCGGGCGCTCATCGAGCTGGGCATCGCCAAGGACACCCCCGCCTTCGGGCACCTGCCGTACGTGATGGGCGAGGGCAACAAGAAGCTCTCCAAGCGCGACCCGCAGGCTTCGCTCAACCTCTACCGCGAGCGCGGCTTCGTCCGCGAGGGGCTGCTCAACTACCTCTCGCTGCTGGGCTGGTCGATCGCCGAGGACCGCGACATCTTCGACATCGACGAGATGGTCGCCGCCTTCGACATCAAGGACGTCAACGCCAACCCGGCCCGCTTCGACCTCAAGAAGTGCGAGCACATCAACGCGGAGCACATCCGCCGCCTCGATGTGAAGACCTTCACCGAGGCGTGCGGCCCGTGGCTCCGGGCGCCGTTCGCCCCCTGGGCCCCGGAGTCCTTCGACGCGGCGGTCTTCGCCGAGATCGCCCCGCACGCCCAGACCCGGGTGACGGTGCTCTCCGAGATCACCGCCAACGTGGACTTCCTGTTCCTGGACGAGCCGGTGCACGACGAGGCGTCGTGGAACAAGGCGATGAAGGAGGGCTCCGACGCCCTCCTTGTCACCGCCCGCGCCCAGCTCATCGCCGCCGACTGGAATGCCGACGCCCTGAAGGCCGCCGTCCTCGCCGCCGGCGAGCAGCACGGCCTCAAGCTCGGCAAGGCCCAGGCCCCGGTCCGCGTGGCCGTCACCGGCCGCACGATCGGCCTTCCCCTCTTCGAGTCCCTGGAGATCCTGGGCCGCGAGAAGACGATCGCCCGCATCGACGCGGCCCTGGCCAAGCTGACCGCGTAA
- a CDS encoding fumarylacetoacetate hydrolase family protein: MRIARFSIDGNVAFGAVEGDGPDGLVLDIIKGIPYSEFELSGTKVPLNKVRLLPPVLPNKVVAIGRNYAEHAAELGNEVPDVPVAFFKPTTSVIGSGDAIEYPSFSDEVHHEAELAVVIGRMCREVPRERVKDVIFGYTCANDVTARDAQKREKQWARAKGFDTSCPLGPWVETDLDPTDLAIQATVNGEQRQLGRTSDMIRSIEDLVVHITEAMTLLPGDVILTGTPAGVGPLHVGDEVAVTIEGIGTLTNKVIKRG, translated from the coding sequence GTGCGCATCGCCAGGTTCTCCATCGACGGCAATGTCGCCTTCGGCGCGGTCGAGGGCGACGGGCCCGACGGTCTCGTCCTCGACATCATCAAGGGCATCCCGTACTCCGAGTTCGAGCTCTCCGGGACCAAGGTCCCGCTGAACAAGGTGCGGCTGCTGCCGCCCGTGCTCCCCAACAAGGTCGTGGCCATCGGCCGCAACTACGCGGAGCACGCCGCCGAACTCGGCAACGAGGTCCCCGACGTCCCCGTCGCCTTCTTCAAGCCCACCACCTCGGTGATCGGCTCCGGCGACGCCATCGAGTACCCCTCCTTCTCCGACGAGGTCCACCACGAGGCCGAGCTGGCCGTGGTCATCGGCCGGATGTGCCGCGAAGTGCCGCGCGAGCGGGTCAAGGACGTCATCTTCGGCTACACCTGTGCCAACGACGTCACCGCCCGCGACGCCCAGAAGCGGGAGAAGCAGTGGGCCCGGGCCAAGGGCTTCGACACCTCCTGCCCCCTCGGCCCCTGGGTGGAGACCGACCTCGACCCCACCGACCTCGCCATCCAGGCCACGGTCAACGGCGAGCAACGCCAGCTCGGCCGGACGAGCGACATGATCCGGTCCATCGAGGACCTGGTCGTCCACATCACGGAAGCCATGACGCTGCTTCCGGGCGATGTGATCCTCACCGGCACTCCCGCGGGGGTCGGACCCCTCCATGTCGGCGACGAGGTCGCCGTCACCATCGAAGGCATCGGCACTCTCACCAACAAGGTGATCAAGCGTGGCTAA
- the cofC gene encoding 2-phospho-L-lactate guanylyltransferase, with translation MRIEGGTATNTDPAGRWSLVVPLKPLARAKSRLAPASGALLRPRLALAFARDTVAAALSCPDVADVVVVTDDPAAGAALAALGALVVPDAPGAGLNAALAHGERAVRAGRPGAPLAALNADLPALRPAELSRVLEFSAAFPRAFVPDAAGIGTTFLSAAPGVELRPAFGGPSRVRHLASGAVEITLPGIDSVRRDVDTGEDLRVALDLGVGPFTAGRWAAGAVGRDR, from the coding sequence ATGCGTATCGAGGGAGGGACCGCCACGAACACCGACCCGGCCGGCCGCTGGTCCCTGGTCGTCCCGTTGAAACCCCTGGCGCGGGCCAAGAGCAGGCTGGCGCCCGCCTCCGGCGCGCTGTTGCGCCCCCGGCTCGCCCTGGCCTTCGCCCGTGACACGGTGGCCGCCGCGCTGTCCTGCCCGGACGTGGCCGATGTGGTGGTCGTCACGGACGACCCGGCGGCCGGGGCGGCGCTGGCCGCGCTCGGCGCCCTGGTCGTGCCCGATGCGCCGGGGGCGGGGCTCAACGCGGCCCTCGCGCACGGTGAGCGGGCGGTCCGGGCGGGCAGGCCGGGGGCGCCGCTGGCCGCGCTCAACGCGGATCTGCCCGCGCTGCGCCCGGCGGAATTGTCCCGGGTCCTCGAATTCTCTGCCGCTTTTCCCCGCGCATTTGTTCCCGATGCGGCGGGAATCGGGACGACATTTCTGTCGGCTGCTCCGGGAGTGGAATTGCGGCCCGCATTCGGCGGCCCGTCGCGGGTGCGCCATCTGGCGTCGGGCGCGGTGGAAATCACGCTGCCGGGGATCGATTCGGTGCGCCGGGACGTGGACACCGGCGAGGACCTGCGGGTGGCGCTGGACCTGGGCGTCGGTCCGTTCACGGCGGGCCGCTGGGCCGCCGGGGCGGTCGGCCGGGACCGCTAG
- a CDS encoding NAD(P)H-dependent glycerol-3-phosphate dehydrogenase: MTHPAKAAVFGTGSWGTAFAVVLADAGCEVTLWGRRAEVAEAINTTRTNPEYLPGIELPESVRATTDAAEALRGADYAVLVVPSQTLRANLADWAPHLEPQTVLVSLMKGVELGTAKRMSEVIEDVTRVSPDRIAVITGPNLAKEIAERRPAAAVVACRDESVAQRLQAACHTPYFRPYTSTDVVGCELGGAVKNVIGLAVGIADGMGLGDNTKGSLITRGLAETIRLGAAMGADPLTFSGLAGLGDLVATCSSPLSRNHTFGTNLGRGMTLQETIAATKQTAEGVKSCESVLDLARRHGVEMPLTETIVSIVHEGKPPKVAVKELMSRSAKAERH, from the coding sequence GTGACGCACCCCGCCAAGGCCGCCGTCTTCGGAACCGGCTCCTGGGGTACCGCCTTCGCCGTCGTCCTCGCGGACGCGGGCTGCGAAGTGACGCTCTGGGGCCGCCGGGCCGAGGTCGCGGAGGCCATCAACACCACCCGCACCAACCCCGAGTACCTGCCGGGCATCGAGCTGCCCGAATCGGTCCGGGCCACCACGGACGCGGCCGAGGCGCTGCGCGGCGCCGACTACGCGGTGCTCGTCGTGCCCTCCCAGACGCTGCGCGCCAACCTCGCCGACTGGGCCCCGCACCTGGAGCCGCAGACGGTGCTCGTCTCCCTCATGAAGGGCGTCGAACTCGGCACCGCCAAGCGGATGAGCGAGGTCATCGAGGACGTCACCCGGGTCTCCCCGGACCGCATCGCCGTCATCACCGGACCCAACCTCGCCAAGGAGATCGCCGAACGCCGCCCCGCCGCGGCCGTCGTCGCCTGCCGGGACGAGTCCGTCGCCCAGCGCCTCCAGGCCGCCTGCCACACCCCGTACTTCCGCCCGTACACCAGCACCGACGTGGTCGGCTGCGAACTCGGCGGCGCCGTCAAGAACGTCATCGGCCTCGCCGTCGGCATCGCGGACGGCATGGGGCTCGGCGACAACACCAAGGGCTCCCTCATCACCCGGGGCCTCGCCGAGACGATCCGGCTGGGCGCGGCCATGGGCGCCGACCCGCTGACGTTCTCCGGACTCGCCGGGCTCGGCGACCTGGTGGCGACCTGCTCGTCGCCGCTCTCCCGCAACCACACCTTCGGCACCAACCTCGGCCGCGGCATGACGCTCCAGGAGACCATCGCCGCCACCAAGCAGACCGCCGAGGGCGTCAAGTCCTGCGAATCGGTGCTCGACCTGGCCCGCAGGCACGGCGTCGAGATGCCGCTGACCGAGACCATCGTCAGCATCGTGCACGAGGGCAAGCCGCCCAAGGTCGCGGTCAAGGAGCTGATGTCGCGGAGCGCCAAGGCCGAACGGCACTGA
- the ndgR gene encoding IclR family transcriptional regulator NdgR, translating into MDNSSGVGVLDKAALVLSALESGPATLAGLVGATGLARPTAHRLAVALEHHRMVARDMQGRFILGPRLSELAAAAGEDRLLATAGPVLTHLRDITGESAQLYRRQGDMRICVAAAERLSGLRDTVPVGSTLTMKAGSSAQILMAWEEPERLHRGLQGARFTATALSGVRRRGWAQSIGEREPGVASVSAPVRGPSNRVVAAVSVSGPIERLTRHPGRMHAQAVIDSAARLSEALRRSG; encoded by the coding sequence ATGGACAACTCTAGCGGCGTCGGCGTTCTCGACAAGGCGGCTCTGGTATTGAGCGCCCTGGAGTCCGGGCCGGCCACCCTCGCCGGGCTGGTCGGGGCGACCGGGCTCGCACGACCCACGGCCCACCGGCTGGCCGTGGCACTGGAACACCACCGGATGGTGGCGAGGGACATGCAGGGCCGGTTCATTCTCGGCCCCCGGCTCTCCGAGCTGGCGGCGGCGGCCGGTGAGGACCGCCTGCTGGCCACCGCGGGGCCGGTGCTCACGCATCTGCGCGACATCACCGGCGAGAGCGCCCAGCTCTACCGGCGCCAGGGCGACATGCGCATCTGCGTGGCGGCGGCGGAGCGGCTGTCCGGACTGCGGGACACCGTGCCGGTCGGCTCCACGCTGACCATGAAGGCGGGCTCCTCCGCGCAGATCCTGATGGCCTGGGAGGAGCCGGAGCGCCTGCACCGCGGCCTCCAGGGCGCCCGCTTCACGGCGACGGCGCTCTCCGGCGTACGGCGGCGCGGCTGGGCCCAGTCGATCGGTGAGCGCGAGCCGGGCGTGGCCTCGGTCTCCGCCCCGGTGCGCGGCCCGTCGAACCGCGTGGTCGCCGCCGTCTCGGTCTCCGGACCGATCGAGCGGCTGACCCGTCACCCGGGCCGGATGCACGCCCAGGCGGTCATCGACTCGGCCGCGCGGCTGAGCGAGGCGCTGCGCCGCAGCGGCTGA